Within the Pseudomonas putida genome, the region TGGTCTGGCCCAAGGTCAGGTCGATGTTGCAGGCCTGGGCGATGAAGATGGCCGCCAGCGACAGGTAGATCGCCGTGCCGTCCAGGTTGAAGGAGTAACCGGTGGGCAGCACCAGCCCCACCACACCTTTTTTGCAGCCCAGTGCTTCCAGTTTCTCCAACATGCGCGGCAACACCGGCTCGGTGGAAGAAGTACCCAGCACCACCAGAAACTCCTCACGGAAATAACGCAGCAGTTTCCACAGGCTGAAACCGTGCGCGCGGCAGATGCCACCCAACACGACGATGACGAAGAAGGCACAGGCGATGTACAAGGTGCCGACCAGCTTCGCCAGGGCGCCAAGCGAGCTGATTCCGTACTGGCCTACGGTAAAGGCCAGTGCACCGAACGCACCGATCGGCGCGAAGCGCATCAGGTAGCCGAAAATGCGAAACACCATGGTCGAAGCGGATTCGAGCACATCCAGCACCGGCTTGCCCTTTTCACCCATCGACGACAGGGCAAAGCCGCTGAGTACCGCGATGAACAGCACTGGCAGCACTTCGCCTTTGTTGAATGCGCCGATGAAGGTATCGGGAATGATGTGCATGAAAAAGTCGACCACACTCAGTTTCGCCGCAGACGCAGCATACTGGCTCAGCCCTTCGGTGCTGAGGGTGGCGGGGTCGATGTTCATGCCCTCGCCAGGCCGAAAGAGGTAGACCGCTGCAAGGCCGATGATCAGGCTGACCACGGTCAGGCCCAGGAACAGCAGCAACGTCTTGCTCATCAAACGCCCCAGCGAACGCTTGTCGGTCATGCCGGCGATCCCGGTGACGATGGTGCAGAACACCACAGGCGCGATCATCATCTTGATCAGCTTGATGAAGGCATCGCCCAGCGGTTTGAGCGCAACCGCCTGTTGCGCCCAGAAATGCCCGACCACCACGCCCAGCAGGACGGCGCAGAGGATCTGGAAGTACAGTGATTTTGCGATCTTCATGAGGCATCACCCATTGTTGAAATTGTGCGGATGCGCTTGTGTTGCCTGGGTTACCACGGTTTGACGCCTGGCAGGTTTCAACCCGCCATGCGCTGAAAACCAGGGGCGTATACAAATCCGGAGAACAGCCGGCGGGCGGTTCGAACCACCGAGGCCTGAATGGTCTGGCCATCCGGGCCACCGCGCGAAAGCGCGACATCGATACCGCCGCTAGGATGTTCCAGGCGCACTTCGGTGAGTGCTTGGGCGGTATCACCGAGCATGTCCATCACGACGGTGCCTGGGCTGACGCAGGCAGTTGCCAGCCCGATGGATCCTGTGATGGCCAGCGCCCGGTGGCAGTTGTGCGGCATGAAATACCTTACCTGCAGCGTACCGTCATAGCGCGGCGCAGAGATCAGCACGGGCTTGGGGATCACCATGTTGCTGACGTCGCCCAGGCCCATGGCCTTGCCCGCTTTCAGGCGCAGGGCTTCCAGGCGCTGCAGCAGGTGCGTGTTCGCATCCAGTTGCGCGGGGGTTTCCGAACCTGTCACGCCCATTTGCGCGGCATCGACGATCATCATCGGCATGGCCATGTCGATGCAGGTGACAGGGATACCGTCGATCACATCCTTGGCCTGCCCGGTAGGGAACAGCTTGCCAGTTTTGCTACCCACGGCATCGAGGAATGTCAGGTGCACCGGGGCGGCAGTCCCCGGCACGCCGTCGATCGCCGTACGCCCTTCGTAGCGCACGATGCCGCCGGGGGTCTCCACCAGCGAATTGACGAACGTGTTGGTATTGAGGTTACGGATACGCACCAGGGTCTTGCCGTCATTGCCCTTGACCAGCCCTTGCTCGATGGCGAAAGGGCCCACGGCACACAGCATGTTGCCGCAGTTGGGGGCGGTATCGACGCGGCGCTGGGCAACCATCACTTGCACGAACAGGTAGTCGACGTCGGCGTCGGCATGCAGCGAAGGGCTGATGATGGCCACCTTGCTGGTCTGCGGGCTGCCACCGCCAATGCCGTCGATCTCCAGCTCGTGACCGGAGCCCATCAGGTTGATCAGCAGCTCGTCGCGCTCGACCACATTGGCTGGCAGATCCCACGCATGAAAGAACGGGCCTTTGGAGGTACCGCCGCGCATGAGCACACAAGGAATTCGTTGCATGACTACTGACTCTTGTTGATCAATTGGGGAAATTGATGTTCTGGACACAAGAGTGACAAAGTTTGATAAATCGATCCAATGCAAATATCGTAGCCATTGTTGCGTTTTACAAAACAATAAAGCGGTGAATTCCCTTAGGAAAACGTCATGGAATATGAGCTGCAAGACATCAGATCTTTCGTGAAAATCGCCGAACTTGGCAGCTTCCACGAGGCGGCGGAGGTGCTGCACCTGTCACAACCGGCGTTGAGCCGGCGGATAAAAAAGCTCGAAGAGGGCCTGGGAACGCCCTTGCTCGAACGGACCACCCGGCGCGTGAGCCTGACCACGGTCGGCCGCGACTTTCTGCCCAAGGCCAGGCGCCTGCTGGACGATTTCGAAGATTCGATCCTGAGCATTCGTGAACTTGCCGAGCGCCAGACCGGCCAAGTGACCCTGGCCTGCATCCCGACCGCTGCGTTTTACTTCCTGCCCTCGGTGATTCGGGACTACAACGAGCAGTACCCGAAAATCCGTATTCGGCTGCTGGACCTCAGTGCCAACGAGGGGCTGGAGGCGGTGCTGCGCGGTGAAGCCGATTTCGGTATCAACATGATGAGCGGCCAGCATCCGGATATCGAGTTCGTGTCGCTGGTGCAGGAGCGTTTCGTGCTGGCGTGCCGGCGCGATCACGAACTGGCCGATCGCGCATCGGTCACCTGGACAGAGCTTGCCGATTACAGGCTCATCGGCGTCGGGCGCCTGAGCGGCAATCGCATGTTGCTGGACCATGCGCTGTCCGGCCTCAGCTGGCGGCCGAAGTGGTTCTATGAGGTGCAGCACCTTTCCACCTCGTTGGGCATGGTCGAAGCGGGGCTGGGGGTGTCGGCCATGCCAAGCCTGGCCATGCCGGCTGCCGACCATCCGACGTTGGTGAGCGTTCCGCTGATGGAGCCCGAGGTGACGCGTACGCTCGGGCTGGTGTATCGGCGTGGGGCCTCGCTTTCACCTGCGGCAGAAAAGTTCGTTTCCATTCTGCTGGAGAAATGGCCGAATCGTTGATCGGTCGTGGCCAGCCACGCATCAGGTTGAGCGTTGTCCTTGGAATCGTTGCAGGGTGAATGATGAAAGATCGAGGTCGGTCCAGCCCCGGATGCACCACTGTGCGAATGCCTCGCCCAAGGCGGCGGAGTGCTTGAAACCATGGCCAGAGCACGCTGACGCCACCAGGGTGTGCTTCAGCGCAGGGTGTTCATCGATGATGAAGTGGCGATCGGCAGTGACGGTGTAGGCGCAAACAGCCGACTTGACGACCCTGTCGGTCACCCCGGCGATACGGCCTTGTACTTGCGACTCATACATCTGCCGCTGTTCTTCTGCGTTCACGGTCCGGTCCAGCAGGTCGGGCAGCGATGCCGTGTGGTATTGGGCCGTGGCGATTTTCATGCTGCCCTCCCCGGGCAGCGCTGGGAAACCATAGTTGATTTTGTCGTCCCCGCGCCCATGGGTGAGGATGAATGTTGGCGATGCACCCTCAAGGCCCGCCTCGGCTTCGAGCTCGAACCAGAACAGCTTCTGCCGGTAGACCCCCAGCAAACGGTCGAACGGCTCGCCCAACAAACCGCCCGCCCAGTTGCCGGCGCTGAACACCAGCTTGCGCGCCTTTAATGTGCGCAGGTTGGTGCAGACCGTGACACCGCAGTCATCCGAGCTGATCTGAGTGACCGTTTCTGCTGTGTGCAGCGTCGCCCCGTGTTGCATTGCCAGGCGCAGCTGCACGTCGATGCACCGCTCGGGGCGCACGAAGCCGCCACCGGGCTCGAAGTAGCCGATCGCATCGTCGCGCACATTGGCAAATTGCGGGAAGCGTTGACGGATCTGTGCGGCGCCAAGCACTTCGTGCTCGATTCCATAGGCCTGGGCCAGGCCTATGGTGCGCAAGGTGAAATCGCTTTTATCGTGCGGATCGAAGTCGGGACTGGAGGTCAGTGCAAGCAGACCGGACTGTTCGAACAACGATTCGCCAGACAGCGCCTCAAGTTCACGCCAGATCTGCTGAGCCCTCTTCACGATCGGCACGTACTGGGCACCCTCGCCGACGGAAAGACGCGTAATGCGCGTATCACCGTGGCTCGAGCCGAGGGTATGCGGTGGGTGGTAGCGATCGACCCCCACCACATCGACGCCCGCCTTGGCCAGTTGATAAGCGGTGGCGGCCCCCATTGCACCAAGCCCGATGACGACTACTTCGCAATGCTCCACTGACTATCGCTCGCTCAAAAAAGGCGGTAGTTGAAAGCAGGCGGGCCCAGGAAACAAAGAATTAAAGGGTATATCGATATGCCCTTGCGCAGGCCGTGTTCACCATCAGCCTTGCTTCACTGGCGCGGATGCCGCTGGGCGGGCGCGGTGAGCAGCCTTGCCGGCCCGATCGCTTGCCACCCACAGCAGCAGTGAGAAGCCCACCGCCAGCACTGCAATCAGCGCGCCCACCCAGCCCAGCGCAGCCAGCCCCAGTTGCTCGATGGTGAAGCCGCCAATCACAGCGCCCAACCCGATGCCCGCGTTCGCCGCCGAGACATTCAATGTGCCGGCCAGGGCCTGCGCTTTGGCACCTGCGATCATCACGCGTACCTGGCAAACAGGGAACAACGCGGTATACGCAATACCCCACGCGGCCAAGGCCACCACCAGTAACCACCGCGTATCGACCGCAGGCGGCGCGCCTGCCATGCCGGCGCCCAGCACCGTCAGCAGCACGATGGTCGCGCCAAGCGGGCTGCGGTCGACCAGCCGCCCGCCGATGGCGTTGCCGATCATGCCCACCGCACCGAAGCCCATCAGCCACCAGCCGACCTGCGCGCTGGGCACGTGGGCAAGGCGCTCGAGGATGTCGGCCAGGTAGGTGTAGGCGCTGAACATCGCAGTGAACACCACCACAGAGAGCGCGACATGGAAGATGAATTTCGGGTCCCGCAGGATAATCGTCTGGCGTTCGCCGCCCGCCCTTTTGGGCGCCTCCGGCAGCTGTGGCAGGCACACCCACATCAGCAGCGCGATGACCAGGCAAAGGCCCGAGATCAGCCAGAAGGTGCCCCGCCAGCCGAGGGCATCGGCTGCCAGTGTGCCCAGCGGAATGCCGAACACGAACGCCGCCGTGATGCCCAGATAGACCCGGGCGACGGCCTTGCCTTCATTGCCTTTACCCGCCAGCTGGCCTGCCGATTCACTGGCGGTGCCCCAGAACACCGGAAGCGTGGCAGCAGCCAGGATGCGCGACAAGGCCATGGTCCAGAAATCCGTAGCGACCGCCGACAGCGCATTGGATGCGGCGAAGATGATCAGCACCCCGAGAAACACCTTTTTGCGGTCCCAGTGGGATATGGCAGCGGTGAGAAACGGCCCGACGAGCATCACGGTAAAGGCGAAAACGGTGACCAACTGGCCCGCTTTCGGCACAGAAATACCCAGATCACGGGCGAGCCCGGGCAAGATGCCGAGGATGATGAATTCGGTGGTCAGCACAGCGAACGCCGCCATCGTAAGGATCAGAATGCTGGTGCCTGCACGGGCATCTGCTGCCCCCGACAGGGACGCAGGGTTGGCATGCATGAGCGACTACTCCAGAACAGGGAATTGGAGCAGGAGGGTATCCTGGAATAAAATTATCGTCTTTGGTATTTAAGAAAGGCCATTTGAGAAATTCATTCAACAATTGGAGGCGTCTTTGCTCAATGAACAACGCTTGAAGGGCATTGCGGTCTTCATTTGCGTGGCAGAGGCCGGAAGCTTCACTGCTGCGGCCGAACGCATGAGCCTGACCACCTCCGCCGTCAGTAAAAGCGTGACCCGGCTGGAGCAACGCCTGAACATGAAGCTCTTCGCACGCACCACACGGCGCTTGGCGCTGACCGATGCGGGAGCCGATTACTACCAGACCTGCAAGCAGATCCTGGCCAGCCTTGAAGAGGCCGAAATGCAGATGCACAGTGCCCAGGTCGAGCCCTGTGGCCGGGTGCGCATCGACTTGCCTGCTTCTTACGGCAAACTGCGGGTACTGCCCTTGCTCATCGAGCTGATTGCCGAGCATGAGCTGCTGATGCCACATATCACGCTCACGGACCGCTTCCTCGACCCCATCGAGCATGACATCGACATCCTGGTGCGCATTGGCGGGCCGCACATCTGGCCCCAAGGTGTAGAGCGGCGGCTGATTGGCGTGCAGCAGCACATCTTTTGCGCCGCACCGGGTTATCTGCAACGCCGGGGCGTGCCTGAAACGGAACGGGACCTCCATGAGCACGGCTGCGTGCTTTATGGCAGGACCGACGGCGGTGTATATCCGCTGCACTTCCCAGGTGCCCATGCCAGTGACAGCGAGCAGCGCGTGGTCTCGGGCCGTATTGCCATCGGCAACGCAGAAGGCCAGCTTGCCATGGTGCTGGCCGGGCTGGGAGTGGGCCAGTTGCCCTCCTGGCTGGTGCAGGAGCATCTTGATGCGGGCTCGCTGGTCCAGATCCTGCCGCAGCTGAGCACCACCGGCCTGCCTATCAACGTCGCATGGCTGAAAAGCCGGCAGTCGCTTCCCAAAGTAGCCGCATTGGTCGATGCCATCTGCACCAGGCTGAGCGAGCAAGCAACAGCCAACGCCGGCTAGCGGGATTGCTCAGCGCTTTGCTTTCCTGGTGCAGGCTGGGTGGTCGAGAGCTCCAACGCCCCCCTGAGCAAGGCATTGAGCATCGCGCCGGCATCACCACCCTGCCCCTCCAGCAGGCGCAGTGGAATACCCTTGAGCGCAGTCGCCGATTCGGCCAGGCCATCACCGAGCAGCGCCAATGGGCAGGCAATATCCATCTGCAAGGCGCGCAGACGATCTGCCAGGCCACGGCTCACAGGGGGCTGCACCAGCAGCACCAGCGCGGCAGGCGCAATGGCTGCACACAACAGGGGCAACTCCTCCAGCGGTTGTTCGCTGCTGAGCACCTCAATCCGCTGCTGCTCGCCGCTCATCAGCAAGCCGTGGCACAGCAGTTCAAACTCAGCGCTGCCACCGGTGCCGGCCAACAGCACGCGAGGGGCGGCGGCCTGGTTCAACTGCAGGCGTAGCAGCAAACGGGCGCGCAGAAAGGCATCGAGAAACAGCCACTGGCTCCGCTGGCCGTATGAGCTGCCTGACTGTAATGTGCGCCACACAGGCATCAGTATGTCGAGCAGCACCGTGGATTTGGGCAACAGTGTGAACAGCTGGCCATGAATGGCTTCTAGCGCCTGGCCATCGAACGCCAGGGTTGCGCGGAGCACGGCAGCGCGCCACGTGGCATAGCCATCGGCAGCCGGTTCAACCGTTTGCTCATAGGCGTCTCGCCGCCTGGCCAGCATTTCGCTGACTTTGCTGATCGGCAGCCCGCTGGCGGTCCAGCGCAGTATGTCGCGGATGTGCTGCACATCCTGTGCGGTGTACAGCCGGTGACCACCCTCGGTACGCTGCGGCTGGATCAGGCCATGACGGCGCTCCCAGGCACGCAAGGTCACCGGGTTGACCCCGGTCAGGCTGACAACGTCACGCATTGGCAACAGGTCGGTGAAGGTCGCTTCGTTCATTGCGGCGGATCATCAGGGCGGTTACACATACTAAACCTATAGCTGCATGCAGGCTAAGCTGCGCATAAGCATACGCAACCACTTCAAGGAGGCCCCATGATCGACGCAAAACTCCTGCAATTGATGGTCGAGGCGTCCAACGACGGCATCGTCATTGCCGAGCAGGAAGGAAACGACAGCATCCTCATCTACGTCAACCCCGCCTTCGAGCGCCTGACCGGCTACGCTGCCGATGACATTCTCTACCAGGATTGCCGCTTCCTGCAGGGGCAGGACCATGATCAGGAGGCGCTGGACGCCATTCGCCAGGCCATCCGGGACGGGCGCCCGTGCTGCCAGGTGCTGCGCAATTACCGCAAGGATGGCAGCCTGTTCTGGAATGAACTGTCGATTTCGCCAATACGCAACGAGGCCGATCAATTGACGTATTACATTGGCATACAGCGTGATGTCACGGCCCAGGTGTTTGCCGAGGAAAGGGTACGAGAGCTGGAAGCAGAGGTGGCCCAATTGCGCCGGCAACTGGATGAAAGGGACAGCTGACACGCCCATGCAAAACTGTACAAAAATATGACCCTGTATAGCTTTATGCGGCGGGATCGACTATACCTGTACAAGAAACCATTTTTGTACAGGGCCGCGCATGTCAAGCTACCTGCAAACCTTCGCCGAACGCTTTGCCAGCCTCGATGCGAACAACCTCGACCGCTTGGGTGACTTGTACAGCGAAGATGTCACCTTCCGCGACCCCTTGCACAAGATCGACGGGCTGAGCGACCTGCGCGCGTACTTTGCAGAGCTCTACGCCAATACCCAGGAGGTGCACTACACCTTCGAGGGTACCGACGAAGTCCAACCCGGCCACGGCTACATTCGCTGGACGCTGAACTTCCGCCACCCACGCCTGGCCAACGGGCGCCTGATCAGTTTGCAGGGTTGCAGCCACCTGCGCTGGCATGAACGCGTGCACTTCCATCAAGACTACTTCGACGCCGGCGCACTGCTTTATGAGCATGTACCGGTGATGGGCAGCGCTGTGCGTTGGCTCAAGGGGCGGCTGGCATGAGCCGCTGTTGGCTGACGGGCGCCAGCAGCGGCATCGGCGCTGCGCTGGCGCAACAGCTGCTTGAGCAGGGGCATCAGGTGGCGCTGGGTGGCCGGCAAGCGGAAAAACTGGCGCCGCTGGCCGCCCAGTACCCCCAACAGACGCTGCAGGCCATCGGCGATATCAGTGACCCTCGACAGGTCGCTGATGTTGCCGCGCACATCGAGCGCAACTGGGGCGCGCTCGACCTGGTAATCCTCAATGCAGGCACCTGTGAATACCTGGAGCCAGGCCATTTCGACCCAGAGCTGGTCGAGCGCGTGGTGCGCACCAACCTGCTCGGCGTCAGTCACTGCCTGCAGGCTGCCCTGCCCTTGCTGCGCCGCGGTCGACGCCCGCACCTGGTGGTGATCGGCAGCTCGGTATCCTGGCTGGCGCTGCCCCGTGCCGGGGCCTATGGCGCCTCCAAAGCGGCCGTGCGCTACCTGATCGAGTCCCTGCGCATCGATCTGGTCAACGAGGGCATCGATGTCACGCTGGTCAGCCCTGGCTTTGTCGATACGCCATTGACCCGCCGCAATGACTTCCCCATGCCCCAGATCTGGAGTGCAGAGCGCGCCGCCAGGCACATTGCCGAGCGCATACCCAAGCGCCCGCTGGAAATCAACTTCCCCGGTGTCTTCACTGTGGTACTGCGCCTGCTGGGCGCAATGCCGGTGCGCTGGCGACTGAAGCTAGGCCAGCGCCTGGCACGTAAGCAACAGGACTGAAATAAACATGCGCATCGCAATCATCGGCAGCGGCATTGCCGGCCTCACCTGTGCCTATCTGCTGTCTCGGCGGCATGAAGTCACCGTATTCGAGGCCGCCGACTGGATCGGTGGCCACACCCATACCGTCGATGTCCAATGGGGTGGCCGGCAATACGCTGTGGACACCGGTTTTATCGTGTTCAACGACTGGACCTACCCGCACTTCATCCGCCTGCTCGACCAGCTCAAGGTTGCCTCCCGGCCCACTGAAATGAGCTTTTCGGTGCATGACCCGCGCAGCGGCTTCGAATACAACGGCCATGACCTGAACACGCTGTTCGCCCAGCGCAGCAACCTGCTATCGCCAGGCTTCTGGGGCATGCTGCGCGATATCCTGCGCTTCAACCGCAAGGCCATTGCCGACCTGGACAGCCAACGTATCGACGAGGCCACCACCCTGGGCGGCTACCTGCAGACGCAAGGCTATGGCCAGCGTTTTATCGACCACTACATCGTGCCAATGGGCTCGGCGATCTGGTCGATGTCACGCGCTGACATGCTCAGTTTTCCGCTGCAGTTCTTCGTGCGTTTTTGCCGTAACCACGGCCTTCTCTCGGTGAGCAACCGCCCGCAGTGGCGGGTGATCGAAGGCGGCTCGCGCAGCTACCTGGCGCCGTTGTGCAAACCCTTTGCCGAGCGCATCCGCCTCAACTGCCCTGTTGACCGGGTCAGCCGTGACGCAGGTGGCGTGACCGTGTTCAGCGCGGCCGGTAGCGAACGTTTCGACAGCGTGGTGTTCGCCTGCCACAGCGATCAGGCGTTGGCCTTGCTGGAGGCGCCGAGTGCCGATGAGCGTGCAGTGCTCGGCGCCATCACCTATGCCAGCAACGATGTGGTGCTGCATACCGACACCCGGCTGCTGCCCACCCGACGCAAAGCCTGGGCCAGCTGGAACTACCGCCTTGGCGGGCCGCAACAGGCACCGGCTGCGCTGACCTACGCGATGAACATCCTGCAAGGTATCGAAGCGCCGGTGACCTTCTGCGTGAGCCTGAACCAGACCGCGCTGGTGGACCCGACGCAGATCCTCGCTCGCTTCAACTACGCGCATCCGCAGTACAGCCTTGTCGCCCTCGCCGCCCAGGCCCGGCAGGCTGAACTGCAGGGCCGCCAGCACAGCTACTTCTGCGGCGCCTACTGGGCCAACGGCTTCCACGAGGACGGTGTGGTCAGCGCCTTGAAAGTGGCCGAGTGTTTTGGGGAAGCGTTGTGATCAGCAGCCTGTGCCACGGTTGGGTCAGCCATCGGCGCCTGACCCCGCGCCAGCATGCCTTTCGCTATCGTATCGGCATGCTCTACCTGAACCTGGATGAGCAAACCCACCTGCTCAGCCTCAGCCGCTGGCTGGGGCGGTCGCGACTGGCGCCGCTGAGCTGGCGCGAAAGCGATTACCTGCCAGCGCTGACCGGCAATGGCACGCCACTGGCCCAGGCCGCTCGGCAATTGGTTGGCCAGGCGACCGGGCAAACGCCGGAAGGCGCCGTACACCTGTTGACCCAGCCGCGCTGCTGGGGCCTTTCGTTCAACCCGGTGAGTGTCTACTTCTGCCACGACCAGGCGGGCCAGTTGCAAGCCATCCTGCTGGAGGTGCGCAACACGCCATGGCGCGAGCGCTTTCACTACGTATTGCCGGTGCAGGACGGCCTGTCTACCGGGTTTTCCGTGGCCAAGGCGTTTCATGTGTCGCCGTTCATGCCCCTGGACATGGAGTACCGCCTGCGTTTCTTGCTCGATGCGCGGCGCGTGCACGTGCACATGGAGAACTGGCGCGAAGGGCAAAAGGTGTTCGATGCCGACCTGGCGCTGCAGCGCGGGCCGCTGGATCGCACTGCCCTGCACCGCCACATCCTGAGTTTCCCCTGGATGAGCCTGCGCACCGTAGCGGCCATCTATTGGCAGGCCTTGCAGCTACTGCTCAAGCGCACGCCCGTCCACGACCATAGCGCCAGCCTGGGCAACCTGAGCCTGGGCCAAGCCGCCTCCAAGGAGTTAGATGATGACCGAGCCCACCCTGAGCGTTAGCAAGTCCACCGGCCTGACACCGCTGCTTGGCAACCTGGCCAGGACCGCCGTACTGGCCCAGTTGCGCGGCTTGGCCCACGGCAGTTTGCGGGTCATCTGCAATGATCGTCAGTGGACCTTCGGTGAAGCCGGCAGCGCCCTGCAAGCCGAGGTCGAGATCGTTGACGAGGCCGCCTGGAGCCTGGTCGCCAGTAACGGCTCGATCGGCGCTGGGGAAGGCTATATCCATGGCTACTGGCGCACCCCTGACCTGGCCGCGGTCACCCGTTTGTTCGTCGCCAACCTTGAGGTGCTCGATGCCATGGAGGGCGGGCTGGCACGCCTGGCACGCCCGGCCCTGCACCTGCTGCACCGGCTCAACCGCAACAGCCGACGCGGTGCGCGGCGCAACATCCTGGCCCATTACGACCTGGGCAACGCCTTGTTCGAACGCCTGCTCGACCCAACCATGATGTACTCGGCGGCGCAGTTCGAGAGCGCCGAGCAAACCCTGGAGCAGGCGCAACTGAACAAGCTTGAACGCATCTGCCAGAAGCTCGAACTCAAACCCCACGAACACCTGCTGGAAATCGGTACCGGCTGGGGCAGCCTGGCCATCCATGCTGCCACCCGGTATGGCTGCCGCGTCACCACCACGACGCTGTCCGAGGCGCAGTACGCCCACACCCAACAGCGGGTGCAAGCGCTGGGCCTCACGCAACAGATCACGGTACTGCGCGAGGACTACCGCGACCTGAGCGGGCGCTTCGACAAGCTGGTTTCGATCGAGATGATTGAAGCCGTCGGCCACCGGTACCTGCCCACCTACTTCCGCCAGTGTGCCGCCCTGCTCAAAGAGGATGGCCTGATGCTGCTGCAGGCCATCACCATTCGCGACCAACGATATGCCCAGGCGCGGCGCTCGGTGGACTTCATTCAGCGCTACATATTCCCGGGCGGTGCGCTGCCATCCTTGACCGTGCTGCTGGACACCGCCAGCCGCAAGACCGGGTTGAATCTGGTGCATATGGAGGACTTTGGCCAGGACTATGCCCGCACCTT harbors:
- a CDS encoding SDR family NAD(P)-dependent oxidoreductase, with product MSRCWLTGASSGIGAALAQQLLEQGHQVALGGRQAEKLAPLAAQYPQQTLQAIGDISDPRQVADVAAHIERNWGALDLVILNAGTCEYLEPGHFDPELVERVVRTNLLGVSHCLQAALPLLRRGRRPHLVVIGSSVSWLALPRAGAYGASKAAVRYLIESLRIDLVNEGIDVTLVSPGFVDTPLTRRNDFPMPQIWSAERAARHIAERIPKRPLEINFPGVFTVVLRLLGAMPVRWRLKLGQRLARKQQD
- a CDS encoding NAD(P)/FAD-dependent oxidoreductase; this encodes MRIAIIGSGIAGLTCAYLLSRRHEVTVFEAADWIGGHTHTVDVQWGGRQYAVDTGFIVFNDWTYPHFIRLLDQLKVASRPTEMSFSVHDPRSGFEYNGHDLNTLFAQRSNLLSPGFWGMLRDILRFNRKAIADLDSQRIDEATTLGGYLQTQGYGQRFIDHYIVPMGSAIWSMSRADMLSFPLQFFVRFCRNHGLLSVSNRPQWRVIEGGSRSYLAPLCKPFAERIRLNCPVDRVSRDAGGVTVFSAAGSERFDSVVFACHSDQALALLEAPSADERAVLGAITYASNDVVLHTDTRLLPTRRKAWASWNYRLGGPQQAPAALTYAMNILQGIEAPVTFCVSLNQTALVDPTQILARFNYAHPQYSLVALAAQARQAELQGRQHSYFCGAYWANGFHEDGVVSALKVAECFGEAL
- a CDS encoding DUF1365 domain-containing protein, which encodes MISSLCHGWVSHRRLTPRQHAFRYRIGMLYLNLDEQTHLLSLSRWLGRSRLAPLSWRESDYLPALTGNGTPLAQAARQLVGQATGQTPEGAVHLLTQPRCWGLSFNPVSVYFCHDQAGQLQAILLEVRNTPWRERFHYVLPVQDGLSTGFSVAKAFHVSPFMPLDMEYRLRFLLDARRVHVHMENWREGQKVFDADLALQRGPLDRTALHRHILSFPWMSLRTVAAIYWQALQLLLKRTPVHDHSASLGNLSLGQAASKELDDDRAHPER
- a CDS encoding SAM-dependent methyltransferase; the encoded protein is MTEPTLSVSKSTGLTPLLGNLARTAVLAQLRGLAHGSLRVICNDRQWTFGEAGSALQAEVEIVDEAAWSLVASNGSIGAGEGYIHGYWRTPDLAAVTRLFVANLEVLDAMEGGLARLARPALHLLHRLNRNSRRGARRNILAHYDLGNALFERLLDPTMMYSAAQFESAEQTLEQAQLNKLERICQKLELKPHEHLLEIGTGWGSLAIHAATRYGCRVTTTTLSEAQYAHTQQRVQALGLTQQITVLREDYRDLSGRFDKLVSIEMIEAVGHRYLPTYFRQCAALLKEDGLMLLQAITIRDQRYAQARRSVDFIQRYIFPGGALPSLTVLLDTASRKTGLNLVHMEDFGQDYARTLRHWRDNLRQARTALKELGYDETFQRLWEFYLCYCQGGFEERAIGVAQLLWAAPKARRAPLSGA